In one Arachis duranensis cultivar V14167 chromosome 9, aradu.V14167.gnm2.J7QH, whole genome shotgun sequence genomic region, the following are encoded:
- the LOC107466022 gene encoding uncharacterized protein LOC107466022: protein MTYMDEDGSSGSGDDANMLDGHKRHPVAVPSGSGSRKRSRKATGDAIVDAMLEIAAASKMRASVILKNEDRFSISRCIKVLDELQGVDDRVYFLALDLFENNATAREIFVSLKGDRRLPWLQGKCGVSSS, encoded by the coding sequence ATGACTTACATGGATGAGGATGGTTCTTCTGGATCTGGAGATGATGCGAACATGTTGGATGGGCATAAGCGTCACCCTGTTGCTGTGCCATCTGGTTCAGGTAGCCGTAAGCGAAGCCGAAAGGCTACCGGAGATGCCATTGTTGACGCCATGCTCGAGATAGCTGCTGCTTCAAAGATGAGGGCAAGTGTGATCCTGAAGAACGAGGACAGGTTCTCCATCAGCAGGTGCATCAAGGTGTTGGATGAGTTGCAGGGTGTTGATGATCGAGTCTACTTCCTCGCCTTGGACTTGTTTGAGAACAATGCCACTGCCCGTGAGATCTTCGTCTCTCTCAAGGGTGACAGGAGATTGCCTTGGTTACAGGGAAAATGTGGTGTTTCCTCTAGTTGA